One genomic window of Solea solea chromosome 12, fSolSol10.1, whole genome shotgun sequence includes the following:
- the LOC131470227 gene encoding oxysterol-binding protein-related protein 5-like, whose protein sequence is MRIRMDSKWEATPNEKGGSLSDERNMDQSDERSPAPQATVYVEQITEEMGKAGEASQMETVSRENEGLIWALLKQLRPGMDLSKVVLPTFILEPRSFLDKLSNFYYHADLLSQAALEESAYGRIKQVLRWYLSGFYKKPRGLKKPYNPVLGETFRCCWRHPQTDSCTFYIAEQISHSPPISAFYISNRKDGFAISGSILSKSKFYGNSASAILDGKAKLLFLNRNEEYVITMPYAHCRGILCGTMTLELGGKVSIECVKTRCFTKLEFKLKPLLGGSSSVNQISGKIFEENKLMATIQGHWDREVLIHERHSGQQETLWNPNADIRSRRLKRRVVQMDQQGEFESERLWQHVTSAIMDRDQLRATKEKFVLEEAQRKEAKERGDTPWTPRLFHQDSVTSEWTYKHRDSWPWDPENCLCQFEKDGVIQTQERSQRKHNKLFAVAD, encoded by the exons ATGAGGATAAGAATGGATAGTAAATGGGAAGCCACACCCAATGAGAAGGGTGGAAGCCTGTCAGATGAAAGAAACATGGACCAATCAGATGAGCGGTCTCCTGCGCCTCAGGCCACAGTCTATGTAGAGCAGATCACAGAGGAGATGGGTAAG GCTGGCGAAGCGTCCCAGATGGAAACTGTATCAAGGGAGAACGAAGGTCTGATCTGGGCTCTGCTGAAACAGCTGCGGCCAGGTATGGACCTGTCCAAGGTGGTGCTGCCCACGTTCATCTTAGAGCCACGCTCCTTCCTGGACAAGCTGTCCAACTTCTACTACCACGCTGATCTGCTCTCACA AGCTGCGCTGGAGGAGAGTGCGTATGGTCGCATCAAGCAGGTGTTGAGATGGTACTTGTCCGGTTTCTACAAGAAACCAAGG GGTCTGAAGAAGCCCTACAACCCAGTCCTGGGGGAAACATTTCGCTGCTGCTGGCGTCATCCTCAGACTGACAGCTGCACCTTCTACATAGCTGAACAG ATCTCCCACTCTCCACCCATCTCTGCCTTTTACATCTCCAACAGGAAGGATGGGTTTGCTATCAGTGGGAGCATCCTGTCCAAGTCCAAGTTTTATG gtaACTCTGCATCAGCTATTCTGGACGGCAAAGCCAAGCTGCTGTTCTTGAACAGAAATGAGGAGTATGTCATCACTATGCCATATGCTCACTGCAGAG GAATCCTGTGCGGCACTATGACACTCGAGCTCGGTGGGAAAGTCAGCATTGAGTGTGTGAAAACGAGATGTTTCACAAAGCTGGAGTTCAAATTAAag CCTTTACTCGGAGGCTCCTCCTCAGTGAATCAGATCAGTGGGAAGATCTTTGAAGAAAATAAGCTGATGGCTACTATTCAGGGACACTGG GACCGTGAGGTGCTCATTCATGAAAGGCACTCAGGCCAACAGGAGACGCTGTGGAATCCCAATGCAGACATCCGCAGCCGCCGCCTCAAGAGACGAGTGGTACAGATGGACCAGCAGGGGGAGTTTGAGTCTGAAAG ACTGTGGCAGCATGTGACCAGTGCCATCATGGATCGGGACCAGCTGCGAGCCACGAAGGAAAAGTTTGTGTTGGAGGAAGCTCAGCGGAAAGAGgcgaaggagagaggagacacaccCTGGACCCCACGACTTTTCCACCAGGACTCTGTCACCTCCGAGTGGACCTACAAGCACAGAga CTCGTGGCCGTGGGACCCTGAGAACTGTCTGTGTCAGTTTGAGAAGGACGGAGTGATTCAGACGCAAGAGAGAagtcagagaaaacacaacaaactctttgCTGTGGCTGATtag
- the phlda2 gene encoding pleckstrin homology-like domain family A member 2, translating to MKMSAADICQVLKEGELEKRSDNLLQFWKRKTCVLTTDSLNIYADTQKRTKGKELKLQSIKKVDCVERTGKFVYFTIVTTDNKEIDFRCSGEENCWNAVITMALIDFQNRKAIQDFKTRQDNESASPGQQERRMARAP from the coding sequence atgaaaatgtcagcgGCAGACATCTGCCAAGTTCTCAAGGAGGGAGAGCTGGAGAAGAGGAGCGACAACCTGCTCCAGTTTTGGAAGAGGAAGACGTGCGTCCTGACCACGGACAGCCTCAACATTTACGCAGACACGCAGAAGCGCACCAAGGGCAAGGAGCTCAAGCTGCAGTCCATCAAGAAGGTGGACTGCGTGGAGCGAACCGGCAAGTTCGTCTATTTCACCATCGTGACCACAGACAATAAGGAGATCGATTTCCGATGCTCCGGAGAGGAGAACTGCTGGAACGCAGTGATCACAATGGCGCTGATTGATTTCCAGAACAGAAAAGCCATCCAGGACTTTAAAACGCGGCAGGACAACGAGAGCGCGTCGCCCGGTCAGCAGGAGAGGCGCATGGCGAGGGCGCCATGA